ACGAGATCGAAGCCGATCACTTGGTCGATGTGCGCGAGCCGCTCGCCTATGCCGCCGGTCATATGCCAGGTGCCATGTGCCTCCCGGTGGGAATGATACCGGCCTTTGCGGGATGGTTCCTCGCTGAAGGCGACAGGATCGCCCTCGTCGCTTCCGAGGAAGACCAGCTAGCCCACGCCATGGCCCATCTGGTGCGCATCGGTCTCGATAATATTATCGGCGGCTATGTCGGCGTGGTTCCAGCCGCTGCTCAGGGCAAAGCGATGCGCAGCATACCCATGATCGGCACCGAAGAAATCGCGCGCAGGCTCAATCAGGACCGCCGTGATTGGACCTTGCTCGACGTGCGCGACGCGGACGAACGGCAAGAAGCAAGCATCGAAGGGTCAGAACATATCTATGTCGGTGAGCTCAACACGCGGTGGGAAGATCTCGACCGCGACCGCCACTACACGCTGATGTGCGCGAGCGGTATGCGGGCGAGCGTTGCCGCAGGCTGGCTGGCAAGCCAGGGCTTCAAGCGCCTCGACATCTATCTCGGCTCCATGGGCGCTTGGAAAAAACGCGCATAGCTGAAGTTTGGCCTCTCAGACTTCGAGGCGCAGACCCCGCAGCCGCAGCGCATTGCCTATCACCGATACGGAAGAGAGGCTCATGGCTGCGGCCGCAATCATCGGGCTGAGCAGCACTCCGAAGAAGGGATACAGCACGCCTGCCGCGACCGGGATGCCGAGTGTGTTGTAAGCGAAGGCGAAAAACAGGTTCTGCCGGATGTTGCGCATCGTCCCACGCGACAGCACGATGGCCTGCACCACTCCTGTCAGGTCCCCGCGAACCAGCGTCACGCCGGCGCTTTCGATTGCGACATCGGTGCCGGTGCCCATGGCAATGCCGACATCGGCGGCGGCCAGTGCAGGCGCATCGTTGATCCCGTCCCCTGCCATGCCGACGCGGCGACCTTGCGCTTTCAGCTCTTCGATCTTGCGGTGCTTGTCTTCGGGCGAGACATTCGCATGCACTTCATCGATTTTCATTTCGCGCGCGACCGCTTCGGCAGTGCCGCGGCTGTCGCCCGTCAGCATAACGACCTGGATTTTGCGCGCATGCAGCGCCGCAATGGCCGCTGCACTGGTAGGTTTGATCGGATCGGCCACCGAGATGAGCCCTGCCGGCCGACCATCGAACGCAACGAACATCACCGTCTGACCCTGCTTGCGACCATTTTCGGCCGAGCCCAGCCAGGCCTCGTCATTGATCCCAACGCGCCGCATCATCTTCTCATTTCCGATCGCAACACGGCGGCCCTGGACATTGGCTTCAACGCCTTCCCCAGTCGTCGAAGCGAGATCCGTGGCATTGGCAGGAGAAACGCCGCGCGTCCGCGCGCCCTCGACAATGGCATGGGCCAGCGGATGTTCGCTCCCCATTTCGACACCTGCCACCGCAGCCAGGAAATCGCTTTCCTTGATATCATCTGCCGGCGTCACCGCCACCAGATCGGGTTTGCCCATCGTCAGCGTGCCGGTCTTGTCGACCACCAGCGTATCGATTTTCTCGAGTGTCTCCAGCGCCTCGGCATTGCGGATCAGAATCCCGTGCTGGGCACCCTTGCCTGTGCCCGTCATGATCGACATCGGCGTAGCGAGACCGAGCGCACAGGGACAGGCGATGATCAGGACTGCAATGGCATTGACCAGCGCATAGGCAAGCGCTGGTGCGGGACCCCAGATTCCCCAGACCACGAAGGTGGCGATGGCTATCACCACCACCGCAGGCACGAACCAGCCCGCCACCTGATCTGCCAGTCGCTGGATCGGTGCGCGGCTGCGCTGCGCCTCGGCCACCATCTGGACGATCTTGGACAGCATCGTGTCCTTGCCCACACCGGTCGCGCGCATGACGAACCCGCCAGTCTGGTTGACCGTGCCGCCAATGACTGTGTCGCCAGCCTGTTTGGCGACCGGCAGCGGTTCGCCGCTGATCATGGATTCATCGATCGCGCTCGATCCCTCTTCGATCTCGCCATCGACCGGAACCTTATCGCCCGGTCGAACGCGCAGACGATCGCCTGTGGCCAGCTGGTCGAGCGGCACCTCGCGCTCATCGCCGGAGCCGAAGATCTTGACCGCGCTGGGCGGCGCCAATTCGAGCAATGCGCGCAAAGCGCTCGAGGTCGAGCCTCTTGCCTTGAGCTCGAGGACCTGTCCGAGCAAAACGAGTGTGGTTATGACCGCTGCCGCCTCGAAATAGACCCCGACCCGTCCCGAATGGTCGCGGAACGCTGCAGGGAACAGATCGGGCGCGACCGTCGCCACCACGCTGAACAGATAGGCGATGGCAACGCCAAACCCGATCAGCGTGAACATGTTGAGATTGCGCGTCTTGAGCGACTGGACGGCCCGAACGAAGAACGGCCAGGCTCCCCAAAGAACAACCGGTGTGGCAAGGGCAAACTGCGCCCATTGCGCCCAGGCAGGTTCGATCAGCCGGTCGAAACTGAGCCCTGGTGCCATGTCGCTCATCGCGTAGACGAACAAAGGCAGCGTGAGCAGTGCGCTCCACCAGAACCTACGCCGCATATCAACCAGTTCGGGGTCGGGGCTATCGCCCAGCGAAACGGTTTCCGGTTCGAGCGCCATGCCGCAAATCGGGCATGAACCCGGCCCGGGCTGGCGGATTTCAGGGTGCATCGGGCAGGTGTAGATCGAGCCTTCGGGCACATCCTCGACCGCGTCGAGATGCGCGGCCGAGAGATAGAGCTCGGGATCGGTGACGAACTTGTCGTGACATCGCGGCGAACAAAAATAGTGCTCGGCCCCCGCATGCTTCGCGATATGCTCTGCTCCGTCGATCGCTACGCTCATGCCGCAGACGGGATCGATGGCGGTGCCTTCGAGTAAGCTTGCGTCCGTGCTCATCGCTCTTCCTTTCTCACTCTAAAGCAGACCTTTTACAGCCTTGTCCCGAATACCTTGGCGGTGCCGGCACGATACCAGCTCTCGGTCGTCCGCATTTCGTTGGGCGGCACCAGGTTTACCTGGCACCACCCAACCCATTTACTGCTTCGTGATCGACGTGATCACATTGCCTTCAGAACCAGTACGAAATTCAAAGGCAATTCCCTCACCGACGCTTACTTCGCTGCGCAGTTGCTCATCGGCTTCAAAAGCCATGGTCATCGCAGGCCATTCGATCGCTGGGACCGGACCGTGGTCGACGGTTATTGTGCCCGCTTCGGCATCGATTGCAGTGACCGTGCCTTCTGCGCTGACGGTTTGCATTTCGCTGCCAGGTTCCATCATTGGCATATCCTCGCCGTCCATCATCATTTCATTTTCTGCCATCGGGATGTCGTTCATGTCGGCAGTGTCCTGGCCAGAATCGCAGGCCGCCAGCGCCAGCGGAAAGGCCAGTAGGCTCATGAGGGTTGTGGTACGCATTCTTCTTCTCCTTGGGGTTGGGTTGGCCGTTCGGGCCGGGGGCGCCGCATCAACAAATATGCAGCGGGGATAACGAACATCGAAAGCAGCGGCGCGGTGATCATGCCGCCCACCATCGGCGCGGCGATGCGGCTCATGACCTCCGAACCTGCGCCGGTTCCAATGAGGATAGGGAAGAGACCGGCAAGAATGACGGCCACGGTCATCGCCTTGGGACGCACGCGCAGAAGAGCACCCTCCCTGATGGCTTCGCCCACGCCGTCCGCATCGAGGGCACCGCTGCGCCGGGCCAGCGCAGACTTGAGGTAGATCAGCATGATGACGCCGAACTCGGCAGACACACCGGCAAGCGCAATAAAACCCACCGATGTCGCAACAGACTGGTTGTAGCCCATCAGATACAGCAGCCAGAAGCCGCCGGTGAGGGCAAAGGGCAGCGTGCCCATAACAAGTAGCGCTTCGTCGAAGCGGCGGAAGATCAGGTACAGCAAAACGAAGATGATGCCGAGCGTCGCGGGAACGACGACCTGCAACCGCTCATTGGCGCGGGTGAGATATTCAAACTGGCCCGCGTAAGAGATGCTCACACCGGCAGGCAGATCGACGCCATCTGACACTGCCTCCTGAAGATCGCTTACGACCGAGGTTAGATCGCGCCCGCGCGTATCGACATAGACCACGCTGATAAGACGGCCTTGCTCATTCTTGAGCATCGGGGGGCCATCGCTGACGCTCACCTGCGCTACGGTGCCGAGCGTAATTTGCTGGCCAGACGGGGTTAGCAAAGGCAGCGCGCGCAGTTCTGCGAGGCTGTCGCGGATCTCGCGCGGATAGCGCACATTGATGGGATATCGCGCCAGTCCTTCGACCGTTCTGCCGATATTCGCGCCGCCGATCGCGCCTGACACAATCTGCTGAACATCGGCGATATTCAGCCCGAAACGCGCCGCAGCGACCCGGTCGATGTCCACATCGACATAGCGGCCTCCCGAAAGACGCTCTGCCAAAGCGGAGCTGACGCCGGGAACCTGTTTTGCGACATTCTCGACCTGCAACGCCACGCGCTCGATCTCGCCAAGGTCCTCGCCAGACACTTTCACGCCTATCGGGCTCTTGATACCGGTCGCGAGCATGTCGATGCGGTTGCGGATCGGGGGCACCCAGACATTGGCGAGCCCCGGCACCTGCACCGCACGATCAAGCTCTTCGACGAGCTTCTCCGGCGTCATTCCGGGTCGCCACTCTTCTCGAGGTTTGAACCGGATGGTCGTCTCGAACATCGTGAGCGGCGCCGGGTCTGTTGCGGTATCCGCGCGTCCTGCCTTGCCGAACACGGTGTCGACTTCGGGCACGGATTTGATCAGTCGATCGGTCCGCTGAAGCAATGCCGACGCTTCACCAGGAGACAGACCAGGCAACGCGCTTGGCATATAAAGCAAGTCGCCTTCGTCGAGCGGCGGCAGGAATTCTCCTCCAAGGCGGGTGAACGGGACCAGCGCTGTAAGGAATACGAGGCCTGCCACAACCAATGTGGTTTTCGGTCGGCGCATTACCCAATCAAGACCGGGCCGGTAGGCGTTGGTCAGCAAGCGATTGAGGAGGTTGGTGTCCTCCTTGGGTATCTTGCCGCGGATCAGCCAGCCCATGAGTACGGGAACCAGTGTCACCGACAGAATGGCGGCCGCCGCCATGGCATAGGTCTTGGTAAAGGCCAGTGGGGAAAAAAGGCGGCCTTCCTGCGCCTGCAGAGTAAACACCGGCAGGAACGATAGGGTTATGATCAGGAGGCTGAAAAACAGCGCTGGCCCCACCTCTTTCGATGCGTCCGCAATCAGTTTCCAGCGTTCATCGTTGGACATCTGCTCGTCGGGATGGTCCTCTCCCCAATGCTCGATATGCTTGTGCGCGTTCTCGATCATCACGATGGCAGCGTCGACCATTGCGCCGATTGCGATGGCAATGCCGCCCAAGGACATGATGTTCGCATCGACCCCTTGGAAACGCATCACGATAAAGGCCGCC
This region of Altererythrobacter sp. CAU 1644 genomic DNA includes:
- a CDS encoding copper-binding protein, whose product is MRTTTLMSLLAFPLALAACDSGQDTADMNDIPMAENEMMMDGEDMPMMEPGSEMQTVSAEGTVTAIDAEAGTITVDHGPVPAIEWPAMTMAFEADEQLRSEVSVGEGIAFEFRTGSEGNVITSITKQ
- a CDS encoding efflux RND transporter permease subunit, with product MIARIIDASIANRFFIVLAAIAVTLAGFWAVRATPVDAIPDLSDVQVVVRSNYPGQAPRIVEDQVTYPLATTMLSVPGAETVRGYSMFGDSFVYVIFEDGTDLYWARSRVLEYLNQVQNELPEGVTSSLGPDATGVGWIYEYALVDRTGNSDLAGLRSLQDWFLRYELQTIPGIAEVASVGGMVKQYQVVLEPYRMASLGVTYSDVVRAIRASNQEAGGSVVEMGEAEFMVRASGYLTSLDDFRQIPLKSVGNGIPVTLSDVATIQLGPEMRRGIAELNGEGEVAGGIVVLRQGEDARATIAAVEEKLDVLQASLPEGVEIVTTYDRSKLIDASIENLTGKLIAEFIIVAIVCVLFLWHVRSALVAIVTLPLGVLAAFIVMRFQGVDANIMSLGGIAIAIGAMVDAAIVMIENAHKHIEHWGEDHPDEQMSNDERWKLIADASKEVGPALFFSLLIITLSFLPVFTLQAQEGRLFSPLAFTKTYAMAAAAILSVTLVPVLMGWLIRGKIPKEDTNLLNRLLTNAYRPGLDWVMRRPKTTLVVAGLVFLTALVPFTRLGGEFLPPLDEGDLLYMPSALPGLSPGEASALLQRTDRLIKSVPEVDTVFGKAGRADTATDPAPLTMFETTIRFKPREEWRPGMTPEKLVEELDRAVQVPGLANVWVPPIRNRIDMLATGIKSPIGVKVSGEDLGEIERVALQVENVAKQVPGVSSALAERLSGGRYVDVDIDRVAAARFGLNIADVQQIVSGAIGGANIGRTVEGLARYPINVRYPREIRDSLAELRALPLLTPSGQQITLGTVAQVSVSDGPPMLKNEQGRLISVVYVDTRGRDLTSVVSDLQEAVSDGVDLPAGVSISYAGQFEYLTRANERLQVVVPATLGIIFVLLYLIFRRFDEALLVMGTLPFALTGGFWLLYLMGYNQSVATSVGFIALAGVSAEFGVIMLIYLKSALARRSGALDADGVGEAIREGALLRVRPKAMTVAVILAGLFPILIGTGAGSEVMSRIAAPMVGGMITAPLLSMFVIPAAYLLMRRPRPERPTQPQGEEECVPQPS
- a CDS encoding heavy metal translocating P-type ATPase, producing the protein MSTDASLLEGTAIDPVCGMSVAIDGAEHIAKHAGAEHYFCSPRCHDKFVTDPELYLSAAHLDAVEDVPEGSIYTCPMHPEIRQPGPGSCPICGMALEPETVSLGDSPDPELVDMRRRFWWSALLTLPLFVYAMSDMAPGLSFDRLIEPAWAQWAQFALATPVVLWGAWPFFVRAVQSLKTRNLNMFTLIGFGVAIAYLFSVVATVAPDLFPAAFRDHSGRVGVYFEAAAVITTLVLLGQVLELKARGSTSSALRALLELAPPSAVKIFGSGDEREVPLDQLATGDRLRVRPGDKVPVDGEIEEGSSAIDESMISGEPLPVAKQAGDTVIGGTVNQTGGFVMRATGVGKDTMLSKIVQMVAEAQRSRAPIQRLADQVAGWFVPAVVVIAIATFVVWGIWGPAPALAYALVNAIAVLIIACPCALGLATPMSIMTGTGKGAQHGILIRNAEALETLEKIDTLVVDKTGTLTMGKPDLVAVTPADDIKESDFLAAVAGVEMGSEHPLAHAIVEGARTRGVSPANATDLASTTGEGVEANVQGRRVAIGNEKMMRRVGINDEAWLGSAENGRKQGQTVMFVAFDGRPAGLISVADPIKPTSAAAIAALHARKIQVVMLTGDSRGTAEAVAREMKIDEVHANVSPEDKHRKIEELKAQGRRVGMAGDGINDAPALAAADVGIAMGTGTDVAIESAGVTLVRGDLTGVVQAIVLSRGTMRNIRQNLFFAFAYNTLGIPVAAGVLYPFFGVLLSPMIAAAAMSLSSVSVIGNALRLRGLRLEV